The genomic window AGGCCCTCTACTCGAACCTCGACATCAAGTACCTCGGCCCGGTCGACGGCCACGACCAGAAGGCGATGGAGGAGGCGCTGACGCAGGCGAAGGACTACGGCGCCCCGGTCATCGTGCACGCCATCACGGAGAAGGGCCGGGGCTACGACCCCGCCCGCGCCGACGTCGCCGATCAGTTCCACGCCGTCGGCCAGATCGACCCGGAGACCGGCGAGCCGCTCGAGACGACCAACGCCCCCTCGTGGACGAGCGTCTTCGCGGACGAGATCGTCTCGATCGCCGAGCGCGACGAGACCGTCGTGGGCATCACCGCCGCCATGCTCCGTCCCGTCGGGCTGCACAAGCTCGCCGAGCGCTTCCCGAGCCGTGTCCTCGACGTCGGCATCGCCGAGCAGCACGCCGTGACGAGCGCCGCCGGTCTCGCCTTCGGCGGCCTGCACCCGGTCGTGGCCCTCTACGCCACCTTCGTCAACCGCGCCTTCGACCAGGTGCTGATGGACGTCGGCCTGCACCGCGCGGGCGTGACGTTCGTCCTCGACCGGGCCGGCGTGACCGGCCCCGACGGGCCCAGCCACCACGGCATGTGGGACCTGGCGCTCCTCCAGATCGTCCCGCACATCCGCCTCGCCGCCCCGCGGGACGCCTCTCGCCTGCGCGAGGAGCTCCGGGAGGCCGTCGCCGTGACCGACGCACCGACGGTGGTGCGTTTCTCGAAGGGCAGTGTCGGCACCGAGCACGAGGCCGAGTCGCGCCTCCCGGACGGCGTCGACGTCCTCGCGAGCGACGAGCGGCGCGACGTGCTGCTGGTCTGCGTCGGCCCGATGGCGACCGTCGGCCTCGACGTCGCCGAGCGGCTCGCGGCGCAGGGGATCGGGGCGACCGTCGTCGACCCGCGCTGGGTCGTCCCCGTGCCGAGGTCCGTCATCGAGCTCGCCGCCGAGCACCGCCTCGTCGTCACCATCGAGGACGGCGTCCGCGTCGGCGGCATCGGGACCCGTGTCCGTCAGGACCTGCGCGAGGCCGGGGTCGACACGGCGCTGACCGAGCTCGGCCTGCCCGACGAGTTCCTCCAGCACGGATCACGGGCTGAGATCCTCGAGGAGGCGGGCCTCACCCCCCAGCACATCGCCCGCGACGTGGTGGCCCAGGTGCTCGGCAGC from Frigoribacterium sp. PvP032 includes these protein-coding regions:
- the dxs gene encoding 1-deoxy-D-xylulose-5-phosphate synthase, which encodes MSILETIKGPRDLDHLTDQQMIALAAEIRRFLVTEVSKTGGHLGPNLGVVELTLAMHRVFESPHDAFVFDTGHQSYVHKLVTGRQDFSGLRLRGGLAGYPQRSESEHDIVESSHASSSLSWADGISRAFQLTGQSDRHVVAVVGDGALTGGMTWEALNNISDDNGRRLIIVVNDNGRSYAPTIGGMARFLNTVRTRSTYRDMHRGSEAVFDHLGHPGRALYRGVRGGLHGFLSRFTNNEALYSNLDIKYLGPVDGHDQKAMEEALTQAKDYGAPVIVHAITEKGRGYDPARADVADQFHAVGQIDPETGEPLETTNAPSWTSVFADEIVSIAERDETVVGITAAMLRPVGLHKLAERFPSRVLDVGIAEQHAVTSAAGLAFGGLHPVVALYATFVNRAFDQVLMDVGLHRAGVTFVLDRAGVTGPDGPSHHGMWDLALLQIVPHIRLAAPRDASRLREELREAVAVTDAPTVVRFSKGSVGTEHEAESRLPDGVDVLASDERRDVLLVCVGPMATVGLDVAERLAAQGIGATVVDPRWVVPVPRSVIELAAEHRLVVTIEDGVRVGGIGTRVRQDLREAGVDTALTELGLPDEFLQHGSRAEILEEAGLTPQHIARDVVAQVLGSKIPVARPLDDVSSRRVDAQQD